The following proteins come from a genomic window of Sphaerisporangium rubeum:
- a CDS encoding STAS domain-containing protein — protein sequence MDLKLDHHTEDRLTIVEVEGEIDVYTAPRLRELLIDLVNKGNFHLLVNMEKVDFLDSTGLGVLVGGLKRVRAHDGSLELVCTQERILKIFRITGLTKVFGIYASVEEAKEAHGRDK from the coding sequence TGGACCACCACACCGAAGACCGGCTCACCATCGTGGAAGTCGAGGGTGAGATCGATGTCTATACCGCGCCGAGGCTGCGAGAGCTGCTGATCGACCTCGTGAACAAGGGCAACTTCCACCTCCTGGTCAACATGGAGAAGGTCGATTTCCTTGATTCCACCGGACTCGGTGTGCTGGTCGGCGGGCTCAAGCGCGTTCGTGCGCACGACGGCTCCCTGGAGCTCGTCTGCACTCAGGAACGCATCCTGAAGATCTTCCGGATCACCGGGCTGACCAAGGTCTTCGGGATCTACGCCTCGGTCGAAGAGGCCAAGGAAGCTCACGGCCGAGACAAGTAG
- a CDS encoding ATP-binding protein — protein sequence MATVELTFSALPAHVRTARLVATAIARRTGVAEALLDEVRLAVGEACSRAVEAHRVHCPGEPIRIELRDDSGRFEVTVTDSAPSDDLEQAYQDDDGTPTPVNGTALASLLPADTLMSGFGIAVIAALADDVEVYPSAKGLRIRMSWPAATGLPAI from the coding sequence ATGGCCACCGTCGAGCTGACGTTCAGTGCCCTGCCGGCGCACGTCCGCACGGCGCGCTTGGTCGCCACGGCCATAGCGCGCCGCACCGGTGTGGCCGAGGCGCTACTGGACGAAGTGCGGCTCGCCGTCGGAGAGGCCTGCTCCCGGGCAGTGGAGGCGCACCGCGTCCACTGCCCGGGTGAGCCGATCCGCATCGAGCTGCGCGACGACTCCGGCCGATTCGAGGTCACGGTGACCGACTCGGCACCGAGTGACGATCTCGAGCAGGCCTACCAGGACGACGACGGCACGCCGACCCCGGTCAACGGCACGGCGCTCGCCAGTCTTCTGCCGGCCGACACGTTGATGTCGGGTTTCGGCATCGCGGTCATCGCCGCCCTGGCGGACGACGTCGAGGTGTACCCGAGCGCCAAGGGGCTGCGGATCCGCATGAGCTGGCCCGCCGCCACCGGTCTTCCGGCCATCTGA
- a CDS encoding sodium-translocating pyrophosphatase codes for MSGLYLAADDAAAVSLSGSHLTIVIVVAAVALLALAVAGGLVREVLGAGQGTERMQNISRAVQEGAAAYLARQFRTLAIFVVLIPFLLFLLPAESTGVAIGRSVFFVVGAAFSALTGFMGMWLAVRGNVRVAAAAREQGEKVAMRIAFRTGGVAGMFTVGLGLLGAAIVVLAYKGDAPSVLEGFGFGAALLAMFMRVGGGIFTKAADVGADLVGKVEQGIPEDDPRNAATIADNVGDNVGDCAGMAADLFESYAVMLVASLILGRAAFGTEGLVFPLIVPMIGVITAVIGIFTTAPRAGDRNGMAAINRGFFISAIISAVLVAVAAFAYLPASFSELSGVSPTVAGLDSDPRLIAIGAVLVGLVLASAIQVLTGYFTETNRRPVREIGESSLTGPATVILSGIAVGLESAVYSALLIGGAVYGAFLLGFGNVTVALFAVALAGTGLLTTVGVIVSMDTFGPVSDNAQGIAEMSGDVEGEGARILTSLDAVGNTTKAITKGIAIATAVLAATALFGSFRTAVEGQLATASADVKNALGQFASFNLSVDSPNVLVGLIIGAAVVFLFSGLAISAVGRAAGRVVFEVREQFRTKPGIMTGSELPDYGRVVDICTRDSLRELATPGLLAVMTPIAVGFALGYAPLGAYLAGAIAAGTLMAVFLANSGGAWDNAKKLVEDGHHGGKGSEAHSATVIGDTVGDPFKDTAGPAINPLIKVMNLVALLIAPAVVTYADNAVLRIGVTVVAVGIVVAAIVVSKRRSTSIAPAGGSGATPVEPEKVSS; via the coding sequence ATGTCTGGGCTTTATCTAGCCGCTGACGACGCCGCAGCGGTATCCCTTAGCGGTTCCCACCTGACCATCGTGATCGTGGTCGCGGCGGTGGCGCTACTCGCGCTCGCCGTCGCCGGCGGTCTCGTACGTGAGGTGCTGGGTGCCGGTCAGGGCACTGAGCGCATGCAGAACATCTCGCGTGCCGTACAAGAAGGAGCTGCGGCGTACCTCGCGCGGCAGTTCCGGACGCTTGCCATATTCGTGGTGCTCATCCCTTTCCTGCTGTTCCTGCTGCCGGCTGAGTCAACCGGCGTGGCGATCGGCCGGTCTGTGTTCTTCGTGGTCGGCGCGGCGTTCTCCGCGCTGACCGGCTTCATGGGCATGTGGCTCGCCGTGCGAGGCAATGTCCGTGTGGCCGCCGCGGCGCGTGAGCAGGGCGAGAAGGTCGCCATGCGGATCGCGTTCCGCACCGGCGGCGTGGCCGGCATGTTCACCGTCGGCCTCGGCCTGCTCGGCGCGGCCATCGTGGTGCTCGCCTACAAGGGTGACGCGCCGAGCGTCCTGGAGGGCTTCGGCTTCGGCGCGGCGCTGCTCGCGATGTTCATGCGTGTCGGCGGCGGCATCTTCACCAAGGCGGCCGACGTCGGCGCCGACCTGGTCGGCAAGGTCGAGCAGGGCATCCCCGAGGACGACCCGCGCAACGCCGCCACGATCGCCGACAACGTCGGTGACAACGTCGGCGACTGCGCCGGCATGGCGGCCGACCTGTTCGAGTCGTACGCCGTCATGCTGGTCGCCAGCCTCATCCTCGGCCGCGCCGCCTTCGGCACCGAGGGCCTGGTGTTCCCGCTGATCGTCCCGATGATCGGTGTCATCACCGCCGTCATCGGCATCTTCACCACCGCTCCTCGCGCCGGCGACCGCAACGGCATGGCCGCCATCAACCGCGGCTTCTTCATCTCGGCGATCATCTCCGCCGTCCTGGTGGCCGTCGCGGCGTTCGCCTACCTGCCGGCGTCGTTCTCCGAGCTGTCCGGCGTCAGCCCCACCGTCGCCGGTCTCGACTCCGACCCCCGCCTGATCGCCATCGGCGCGGTGCTGGTCGGCCTGGTGCTGGCCAGCGCCATCCAAGTGCTCACCGGCTACTTCACCGAGACCAACCGCCGTCCCGTGCGGGAGATCGGCGAGAGCTCGCTCACGGGCCCGGCGACGGTCATCCTGTCCGGTATCGCCGTCGGCCTGGAGTCCGCGGTGTACTCGGCGCTCCTCATCGGCGGCGCGGTGTACGGCGCGTTCCTGCTCGGCTTCGGCAACGTGACCGTGGCGCTGTTCGCGGTGGCCCTGGCCGGCACCGGCCTGCTCACCACGGTCGGTGTCATCGTCTCGATGGACACCTTCGGGCCGGTCTCCGACAACGCGCAGGGCATCGCCGAGATGTCCGGTGACGTCGAGGGTGAGGGTGCGCGCATCCTCACCTCGCTCGACGCGGTCGGCAACACCACCAAGGCGATCACCAAGGGCATCGCGATCGCGACGGCCGTGCTCGCGGCCACGGCGTTGTTCGGGTCGTTCCGCACCGCGGTCGAAGGACAGCTCGCGACGGCGAGCGCGGACGTCAAGAACGCGCTGGGACAGTTCGCCTCGTTCAACCTGAGCGTCGACTCGCCGAACGTGCTGGTGGGTCTCATCATCGGCGCCGCGGTGGTGTTCCTGTTCTCCGGGCTGGCGATCAGCGCGGTGGGCCGGGCCGCGGGCCGTGTGGTGTTCGAGGTACGCGAGCAGTTCCGCACCAAGCCCGGCATCATGACCGGGTCCGAACTGCCGGACTACGGAAGAGTCGTGGACATCTGCACCCGCGACTCGCTGCGTGAACTGGCCACTCCAGGTCTGCTCGCCGTCATGACGCCGATCGCGGTCGGTTTCGCCCTCGGGTACGCGCCGCTCGGCGCCTATCTCGCCGGTGCCATCGCGGCCGGCACGCTGATGGCCGTGTTCCTCGCCAACTCCGGTGGCGCGTGGGACAACGCCAAGAAGCTCGTCGAGGACGGCCACCACGGCGGCAAGGGCTCCGAGGCCCACTCCGCCACCGTCATCGGCGACACCGTCGGCGACCCGTTCAAGGACACCGCGGGCCCGGCCATCAACCCGCTGATCAAGGTGATGAACCTTGTCGCGCTGCTCATCGCCCCGGCCGTCGTGACGTACGCCGACAACGCCGTGCTGCGTATCGGTGTCACCGTGGTCGCGGTCGGGATCGTCGTGGCCGCCATCGTGGTGTCCAAGCGGCGCTCCACGAGCATCGCCCCCGCGGGTGGCTCGGGTGCGACGCCGGTCGAGCCGGAGAAGGTTTCCAGCTGA
- a CDS encoding histidine phosphatase family protein: MNTLIVLRHAKAAHVPGLADRQRPLTDRGEGDAGRAGDTLKSLGFSPDLVLCSPSERTRRTAELALAELSPDAPVHIETDIYEAYPDELVELIRRTGDEVSTLLLVGHNPGVHELVVSLTLARDLDKFPPGAFAVIETTEAWPDLGPGDGRLTHRWNPKD, encoded by the coding sequence GTGAACACCCTTATCGTCCTGCGACATGCCAAGGCCGCGCATGTCCCCGGGCTGGCCGATCGGCAGCGGCCGCTGACCGATCGAGGCGAGGGGGACGCGGGCCGCGCCGGGGACACGCTGAAGTCCCTCGGGTTCTCACCCGATCTCGTGCTGTGCTCGCCGTCCGAGCGCACCCGCCGTACGGCCGAACTGGCGCTCGCGGAACTGTCTCCCGACGCGCCGGTCCACATCGAGACCGACATCTACGAGGCCTACCCCGACGAACTGGTCGAACTGATCCGCCGTACCGGTGACGAGGTCTCCACTCTCCTGCTGGTCGGCCACAACCCCGGTGTCCACGAACTGGTCGTCAGCCTCACCTTGGCCCGTGATCTGGACAAGTTCCCACCCGGCGCGTTCGCCGTCATCGAGACCACAGAGGCCTGGCCCGATCTCGGTCCAGGTGACGGCCGCCTGACCCACCGCTGGAACCCGAAGGACTGA
- the serB gene encoding phosphoserine phosphatase SerB, which yields MKQRTLLITLNGPDRPGVTSRLFTVLSAFPVVVADAEQVVIRGRLTLGVLVAYAGGPPTGTGGTIGALWSAVERLADDLGMEVELSTGTDAKEKRRRGRLHVTVLGEPLLPAAMAGIAGRIAAAGANIDRIERLAHEPVTCIELAISGADPDSLRTALAAEAALQEVDVAVQRSGLHRRAKRLIVMDVDSTLIQGEVVEMLAAHAGCMDEVEKITTAAMRGELDFAASLRERVALLEGLPEEVFDRVRADVVLTPGARTLVRTLKRLDYRFAIVSGGFTQITDTLVADLGIDYSAANTLEVVDGRLTGRVVGEIVDRPGKARALERFAAQAGIPISQTVAIGDGANDLDMITAAGLGIAFNAKPVLRQAADTAVNVPYLDAILYLLGIPRDEILAADAEDTQTP from the coding sequence ATGAAGCAGCGAACGCTTTTGATCACACTGAACGGCCCCGACCGGCCCGGGGTGACGTCGAGACTCTTCACCGTGCTCTCGGCGTTTCCCGTGGTGGTGGCCGACGCCGAGCAGGTCGTGATCCGTGGCAGGCTCACCCTCGGGGTCCTCGTCGCGTACGCCGGCGGCCCCCCGACCGGGACCGGCGGCACCATCGGCGCTCTGTGGAGCGCCGTGGAACGGCTGGCGGACGACCTCGGCATGGAGGTCGAGCTGTCCACCGGCACCGACGCCAAGGAGAAGCGCCGCCGCGGCCGCCTGCACGTCACCGTGCTCGGTGAGCCGCTGCTGCCGGCCGCCATGGCGGGTATCGCGGGCCGCATCGCGGCGGCCGGCGCCAACATCGACCGCATCGAGCGCCTCGCGCACGAGCCGGTCACCTGCATCGAGCTGGCCATCTCCGGCGCCGACCCCGACTCGCTGCGTACCGCGCTCGCGGCCGAGGCGGCGTTGCAGGAGGTCGACGTCGCGGTGCAGCGGTCGGGCCTGCACCGGCGGGCCAAGCGGCTCATCGTGATGGACGTCGACTCGACCCTGATCCAGGGTGAAGTGGTCGAGATGCTCGCCGCGCACGCCGGCTGCATGGACGAGGTCGAGAAGATCACCACTGCCGCCATGCGCGGGGAGCTGGACTTCGCCGCGTCCCTGCGGGAACGGGTGGCGCTGCTGGAAGGCCTCCCCGAGGAGGTCTTCGACCGGGTGCGCGCCGACGTCGTGCTCACCCCCGGTGCCCGCACCCTGGTCCGCACCCTCAAGCGGCTCGACTACCGCTTCGCCATCGTCAGCGGCGGTTTCACCCAGATCACCGACACCCTGGTGGCCGACCTCGGCATCGACTACTCCGCCGCCAACACCCTTGAGGTCGTCGACGGCAGACTCACCGGCCGCGTCGTCGGCGAGATCGTCGACCGTCCGGGCAAGGCCCGCGCTCTGGAACGCTTCGCCGCACAGGCCGGCATCCCCATCAGCCAGACCGTGGCCATCGGCGACGGCGCCAACGACCTCGACATGATCACCGCCGCCGGCCTCGGCATAGCCTTCAACGCCAAACCCGTACTCCGCCAGGCCGCCGACACCGCCGTCAACGTCCCCTACCTGGACGCCATCCTGTACCTCCTCGGCATCCCCCGAGACGAAATCCTCGCCGCCGACGCCGAAGACACCCAAACCCCCTGA
- a CDS encoding GNAT family N-acetyltransferase has translation MTQLIPGDVRGVADVGDGQGVLTDARGRYTVTLARNAAEMREAQRLRHQVFAEEMGARLDSPITGLDVDPLDAYCDHLLVRHGDTVVGTYRLLAPGRSDRLYSDGEFDLSGLADIRPNMVEAGRTCVHPDHRGGAVVGLMWAAIARYMVDGGYGWLGGCCSIPLDDGGMTAAGVLDKIPLGPERFRVWPRYEWTGDRVPRPDRFVIPSLLRGYLRLGSWICGAPAYDPDFGTADFFVLLSLAEVDTRYLRHFLGVTG, from the coding sequence ATGACCCAGCTCATTCCCGGTGACGTCCGCGGGGTCGCGGACGTCGGTGACGGTCAAGGCGTTCTGACCGACGCGCGCGGCCGGTACACGGTGACGCTCGCGAGGAACGCCGCGGAGATGCGGGAGGCGCAGCGCCTGCGCCACCAGGTGTTCGCCGAGGAGATGGGGGCACGCCTCGACTCCCCGATCACCGGTCTCGACGTCGATCCGCTTGACGCCTACTGCGACCACCTTCTGGTGCGGCACGGCGACACGGTGGTCGGGACGTACCGGCTGCTGGCGCCGGGCCGGTCCGACCGGTTGTACTCCGACGGCGAGTTCGACCTGTCCGGCTTGGCAGACATCCGACCGAACATGGTCGAAGCCGGACGTACCTGTGTGCATCCCGATCATCGGGGTGGAGCGGTGGTGGGGCTCATGTGGGCCGCGATCGCGCGCTACATGGTGGACGGCGGGTACGGCTGGCTCGGCGGGTGCTGCTCGATCCCCCTGGACGACGGCGGGATGACGGCCGCCGGGGTGCTCGACAAGATCCCGCTCGGGCCCGAGCGGTTCCGGGTGTGGCCGAGATACGAGTGGACCGGTGACAGGGTGCCGCGGCCGGACCGGTTCGTGATCCCGTCGCTGCTGCGGGGGTACCTGCGGCTCGGGTCGTGGATCTGCGGGGCCCCGGCGTACGACCCCGACTTCGGGACGGCGGACTTCTTCGTCCTGTTGTCACTGGCCGAGGTGGACACGCGGTACCTGCGGCACTTCCTCGGGGTGACGGGATGA
- a CDS encoding lysophospholipid acyltransferase family protein — protein sequence MSAWTWLPAGPCTVPACVTPPSRTAGPLRRVVRVAGVLAVVLVALPWMAVARRLGGESLAAATMAQARLLLRVLGITVRVRDGFTVFGGARSPRAAAVAEDGPALIVANHVSWLDPLVVAAVTPCKALAKSEIARWPVLRTLVAGSGAVFIDRERLSLLPATVRRVADLLRSGESVVAFPEGTTWCGRGTGVFRPAFFQAAVDAGVPVRPVALRYGEAGGALATAPAFVGEDTLLASLGRVLASRELEVEVTLFPLLAYEAGVSRRELAGIARATVSGDLPRVHEVPVAA from the coding sequence ATGAGCGCCTGGACGTGGCTGCCGGCCGGGCCGTGCACCGTGCCGGCGTGCGTGACGCCGCCGTCGCGTACGGCCGGGCCCCTGCGACGGGTGGTCCGGGTGGCCGGGGTGCTGGCGGTCGTGCTCGTGGCGCTGCCGTGGATGGCGGTGGCGCGGCGGCTCGGGGGTGAATCGCTCGCCGCGGCCACGATGGCGCAGGCGAGGCTGCTGCTGCGGGTGCTCGGGATCACGGTGCGGGTGCGGGACGGGTTCACCGTGTTCGGCGGCGCCAGGTCACCTCGTGCGGCGGCTGTCGCTGAGGACGGGCCCGCGCTGATCGTCGCCAACCATGTGTCGTGGCTCGATCCGCTGGTGGTGGCGGCGGTGACGCCGTGCAAGGCGCTCGCGAAGAGTGAGATCGCGCGGTGGCCGGTGCTGCGGACGCTCGTGGCCGGCAGCGGCGCCGTGTTCATCGACCGGGAACGGTTGTCGCTGCTTCCCGCCACTGTGCGGAGAGTGGCCGATCTGCTGCGGTCGGGGGAGTCTGTGGTCGCTTTCCCTGAGGGGACCACGTGGTGCGGACGGGGGACGGGGGTGTTCCGGCCGGCGTTCTTCCAGGCCGCTGTGGACGCCGGTGTTCCCGTTCGGCCGGTCGCGCTGAGGTACGGCGAGGCCGGGGGTGCGCTCGCCACGGCGCCTGCCTTCGTGGGGGAGGACACCTTGCTGGCGTCCCTTGGCCGGGTGCTGGCGTCCCGGGAACTTGAGGTTGAGGTGACCCTGTTCCCGCTGCTCGCCTACGAGGCCGGGGTCTCCCGGCGTGAACTGGCCGGGATCGCGCGTGCCACGGTGTCGGGTGACCTGCCGAGGGTGCACGAGGTGCCGGTGGCCGCTTGA
- a CDS encoding S-adenosylmethionine:tRNA ribosyltransferase-isomerase, with protein MITFELPAVREAHEPPEARGPSRDAVRLMVSGKDTGAVTHHDFTELPDLLQPGDLLVVNDSATLPAAVPLDRLTVHFSTEREDGLWLVELRRRTGDTTVPYGGGEPGEWLPMPGGATLRLLGRETPRLWRATLDRDVPGYLREHGKPIRYSYVSRDWPLAAYQTVFGVRPGSAEMPSAGRPFSPEIVTGLVARGVLIATITLHTGVASPEKDEPPYAERFSVPAQTARLVNQAEGRVVAVGTTVVRALESAVAPGGRRVRAARGWTSKVVTPQEGVRVVDGLITGLHEPRSSHLLMLTAIAGEELLARSYEEAIENAYLWHEFGDVHMIIPDQTSSI; from the coding sequence ATGATCACCTTCGAGCTGCCCGCGGTCCGCGAGGCGCACGAACCCCCTGAGGCACGCGGCCCGTCCCGCGACGCCGTACGCCTGATGGTGTCGGGAAAGGACACCGGTGCCGTCACCCACCACGACTTCACCGAACTACCCGACCTGTTGCAGCCAGGCGACCTGCTGGTCGTCAACGACTCGGCCACCCTGCCGGCGGCGGTGCCGCTCGACCGCCTGACCGTGCACTTCTCCACCGAACGCGAGGACGGCCTGTGGCTCGTGGAGCTGCGCCGCCGCACCGGGGACACCACCGTGCCGTACGGCGGAGGCGAGCCGGGAGAGTGGCTTCCCATGCCGGGTGGCGCCACCCTGCGGCTCCTCGGCCGCGAGACACCGCGGCTGTGGCGTGCCACGCTCGACCGGGACGTACCAGGTTACCTGCGGGAACACGGCAAGCCCATCAGGTACTCGTACGTGTCGAGAGACTGGCCGCTCGCGGCGTACCAGACGGTGTTCGGGGTGCGGCCCGGCAGCGCCGAGATGCCGAGCGCGGGACGGCCGTTCAGCCCTGAGATCGTGACCGGCCTGGTCGCGCGGGGGGTGCTGATCGCGACCATCACCCTGCACACCGGGGTCGCGTCGCCGGAGAAGGACGAGCCGCCGTACGCCGAGCGCTTCTCGGTGCCGGCGCAGACGGCACGGCTGGTCAACCAGGCCGAAGGGAGGGTCGTCGCGGTCGGGACGACCGTGGTGCGCGCGCTGGAGAGCGCCGTGGCGCCGGGAGGACGGCGGGTCCGCGCGGCGCGGGGGTGGACGTCCAAGGTGGTGACGCCGCAGGAAGGCGTGCGGGTCGTCGACGGGCTGATCACAGGGTTGCACGAGCCGAGGTCCAGCCATCTGCTGATGCTCACGGCTATCGCTGGAGAGGAACTTTTGGCACGTTCCTACGAAGAAGCGATAGAAAACGCATATCTGTGGCATGAATTCGGCGATGTCCATATGATCATCCCCGACCAGACATCGTCAATATGA
- a CDS encoding SDR family oxidoreductase → MTRDARTALVTGASRGLGLALTRALAADGWHLVITARGADELEKAALETGATALAGDVADPAHRARLAQVVNGLGGLDLLVNNASTLGATPLPSLAVYPLDAFDDALRQNVVAPLGMIQATLRGLRERGGAVVNISSDAAVEAYEGWGGYGATKAALEQLSKVLAAEEPGVAVWWVDPGEMRTRMLADAIGEEEAAAADDPELVAAFLVDLVRARPDSGRVTR, encoded by the coding sequence ATGACGCGAGACGCACGAACAGCCCTGGTCACCGGAGCTTCACGGGGCCTCGGCCTGGCCTTGACCCGCGCTCTGGCCGCCGACGGCTGGCACCTGGTCATCACCGCACGGGGAGCGGACGAACTGGAGAAGGCGGCGCTGGAGACCGGCGCGACGGCGCTGGCCGGCGACGTCGCCGACCCCGCGCACCGAGCGCGGCTCGCGCAGGTCGTGAACGGGCTCGGGGGCCTCGACCTGCTGGTGAACAACGCGAGCACGCTCGGCGCCACACCGCTGCCGTCCCTGGCGGTCTATCCGCTCGACGCCTTCGACGACGCGCTGCGGCAGAACGTCGTCGCGCCGCTCGGCATGATCCAGGCCACGCTGCGGGGGCTGCGTGAGCGTGGCGGCGCGGTGGTCAACATCTCTTCCGACGCGGCGGTCGAGGCGTACGAGGGGTGGGGCGGGTACGGCGCCACCAAGGCGGCGCTTGAGCAGTTGTCCAAGGTGCTCGCCGCGGAGGAGCCCGGCGTCGCGGTGTGGTGGGTCGACCCCGGCGAGATGCGCACCCGCATGCTGGCCGACGCGATCGGCGAGGAGGAGGCCGCCGCGGCCGACGACCCCGAGCTGGTCGCCGCGTTCCTGGTCGACCTGGTGCGGGCCCGGCCGGACAGCGGCCGGGTGACCCGATGA
- a CDS encoding GAF domain-containing sensor histidine kinase, with the protein MPYGAGERDAVLHAVSSAVLAVTRHLSVREVLQVIVRSARTLLDARYAALGVPDDDGSFAEFVAEGVSDRQWEAIGPLPRQHGMLAALLREAAPVRLADIREDPRFGWWPAAHPVLKDFIGVPVKDGDSVLGILFLSNKRAPGGFTERDESLLMLFAAHAAIAMTNARLYEYVRELTVAEERTRMARELHDAVTQKLFSLRLTAQAASTLLDADLERARTEIDRVRRLAGEALAELRAVIVEMRPAELDRHGLSETLRKHVASLDRLSSVTMTFEGSEVENLRPDTEVTVLRVAQEALHNALRHAGASAIHVALATAGGCVVLEVRDDGDGFVVEEPTLRGLGLLSMRDRAEVLDGTLKVVSALGEGTLVRLEVPR; encoded by the coding sequence ATGCCGTACGGCGCGGGGGAGCGTGACGCGGTGCTGCACGCGGTCAGTTCGGCCGTGCTCGCGGTGACGCGCCATCTGTCGGTGCGCGAGGTGCTGCAGGTGATCGTGCGGTCGGCGCGGACCCTGCTCGACGCTCGGTACGCGGCGCTCGGCGTGCCGGACGACGACGGGTCGTTCGCCGAGTTCGTCGCGGAAGGGGTGTCGGACCGGCAGTGGGAGGCGATCGGGCCGTTGCCGCGTCAGCACGGCATGCTGGCGGCGTTGTTGCGGGAGGCGGCGCCGGTGCGGCTCGCCGACATCCGGGAGGATCCGAGGTTCGGGTGGTGGCCGGCGGCGCATCCGGTGCTGAAGGACTTCATCGGGGTGCCGGTCAAGGACGGCGACAGTGTGCTCGGCATCCTGTTCCTGTCCAACAAGCGGGCTCCCGGTGGGTTCACCGAGCGGGACGAGAGCCTGTTGATGTTGTTCGCGGCGCACGCGGCCATCGCGATGACCAACGCGCGGCTGTACGAGTACGTGCGGGAGCTGACCGTCGCCGAGGAACGGACACGGATGGCGCGTGAGCTGCACGACGCGGTGACGCAGAAACTGTTCTCCCTGCGGCTCACCGCGCAGGCGGCGTCGACACTGCTGGACGCCGACCTGGAGCGGGCCCGCACCGAGATCGACCGGGTCCGGCGGCTGGCGGGTGAGGCGCTGGCCGAGCTGCGTGCCGTCATCGTGGAGATGCGGCCCGCCGAGCTGGACCGGCACGGGTTGTCCGAGACGCTCCGCAAGCACGTGGCGTCGCTCGACCGGCTCTCCTCCGTGACGATGACGTTCGAGGGGTCCGAAGTGGAGAACCTCCGGCCGGACACCGAGGTGACGGTGCTACGGGTCGCGCAGGAGGCGCTGCACAACGCGCTGCGGCACGCCGGCGCGTCCGCCATCCACGTGGCCCTGGCCACCGCGGGTGGGTGCGTGGTGCTGGAGGTACGGGACGACGGCGACGGGTTCGTGGTGGAGGAGCCGACGTTGCGGGGGCTCGGGCTGCTGTCCATGCGCGACCGCGCGGAGGTGCTCGACGGCACGTTGAAGGTCGTGTCGGCGCTCGGGGAGGGAACCCTGGTACGGCTGGAGGTGCCCCGGTGA
- a CDS encoding response regulator, with translation MIRVVIADDHPVVRQGLRTFLALQDDLDVVGEAGDGAEAVSLVGSLAPDVLLLDLKMPVLDGLGALRELAGRGAPTRVIVLTSVSDRGDVAPAMRSGAAGFLYKDVDPDALVRAVRAVHGGQVLLAPEAADAMLSGPAVPSSGPPSIAVLTDREREVLALIASGRSNREIARELVVAEKTVKTHVSNVLMKLGVQDRTQAALYAVRHGLA, from the coding sequence GTGATCCGGGTGGTGATCGCGGACGACCATCCCGTGGTGCGTCAGGGCCTGCGGACCTTTCTCGCGTTACAGGACGACCTGGACGTGGTGGGGGAGGCGGGTGACGGGGCCGAGGCCGTCTCGCTGGTCGGTTCCCTGGCCCCTGACGTGCTGCTGCTGGACCTGAAGATGCCTGTGCTCGACGGCCTCGGCGCGCTGCGGGAACTCGCCGGACGTGGAGCGCCGACCCGGGTGATCGTGCTGACGTCGGTCAGCGACCGCGGTGACGTGGCCCCCGCGATGCGCTCAGGTGCCGCCGGGTTCCTCTACAAGGACGTCGACCCCGACGCGCTGGTGCGGGCCGTCCGCGCCGTACACGGCGGCCAGGTCCTGCTGGCCCCCGAGGCCGCCGACGCGATGCTGTCCGGCCCGGCCGTCCCTTCCTCCGGGCCGCCGTCCATCGCGGTGCTCACCGACAGGGAGCGGGAGGTGCTGGCCCTGATCGCCTCCGGCCGGTCCAACCGTGAGATCGCGAGGGAACTGGTCGTCGCCGAGAAGACCGTGAAGACCCACGTGTCCAACGTCCTCATGAAGCTGGGGGTGCAGGACCGCACCCAGGCCGCGCTGTACGCCGTCCGCCACGGGTTGGCCTGA
- the cpt gene encoding chloramphenicol phosphotransferase CPT has protein sequence MATQVIVLNGGSSAGKSEIVRHLQAVLPRPWLAFGVDSLIEAMPVSMRASSAGIEFADDGGIDVGPGFMALQTAWMRGIAAMAHAGAPVIIDDVFLGGAATQQRWRTALTGLTVLWTGVRCDSTVAAERERTRADRIPGMAVSQARIVHEGVHYDVEVDTTHTDSLTCAETIADHVQPPDRPLPPE, from the coding sequence GTGGCCACTCAGGTGATCGTGCTCAACGGCGGATCCAGCGCCGGCAAGTCCGAGATCGTCCGCCACCTTCAGGCCGTCCTCCCGCGACCATGGCTGGCCTTCGGCGTCGACTCACTCATCGAGGCGATGCCTGTGTCCATGCGAGCCTCCAGCGCAGGCATCGAGTTCGCCGACGACGGCGGCATCGACGTCGGCCCCGGCTTCATGGCCCTGCAGACGGCATGGATGCGGGGCATCGCCGCGATGGCCCACGCCGGAGCCCCCGTCATCATCGACGACGTCTTCCTCGGCGGCGCCGCCACCCAGCAACGCTGGAGAACAGCCCTGACCGGCCTGACCGTCCTGTGGACCGGCGTCCGCTGCGACAGCACGGTGGCCGCCGAACGCGAGAGGACCAGAGCCGACCGCATCCCCGGAATGGCCGTGTCGCAGGCCCGAATCGTCCACGAAGGCGTCCACTACGACGTGGAAGTCGACACCACCCACACCGACTCCCTCACCTGCGCCGAAACCATCGCCGACCACGTACAACCCCCCGACCGACCGCTCCCTCCCGAGTGA